In Planctomycetota bacterium, a single genomic region encodes these proteins:
- a CDS encoding peptide chain release factor-like protein encodes MTRDEWLAADDAKLLAACRVEKRAAGGPGGQKRNKTAAEVRLLHQPTGITAQAGDDRSPKVNLGHAVRQLRLKIAVSERVAVDLGELERPWFWSEYVRNGRVQMNAKNPLFPAAVASVLDMLDATGGDPSVAATNIGVSLRSLLRLLRGDAIAWRAADDVRRKWSLPLLTPP; translated from the coding sequence GTGACGCGTGACGAGTGGCTGGCGGCGGACGATGCGAAGCTGCTCGCGGCTTGTCGCGTCGAGAAGCGAGCGGCCGGCGGGCCGGGCGGGCAGAAGCGGAACAAGACGGCGGCGGAAGTTCGACTGTTGCATCAGCCGACGGGCATCACGGCGCAGGCGGGCGACGATCGGTCGCCGAAGGTCAACCTCGGTCATGCGGTCCGACAGCTTCGGCTGAAGATCGCGGTGAGCGAGCGGGTGGCCGTCGACCTTGGCGAGCTGGAGCGGCCGTGGTTTTGGAGCGAGTACGTCCGGAACGGGCGTGTTCAGATGAACGCGAAGAACCCGTTGTTCCCCGCGGCCGTGGCGTCGGTGCTGGACATGTTGGATGCGACGGGTGGCGATCCGTCGGTGGCGGCGACGAACATCGGCGTGTCGCTGCGGTCGCTGCTCCGGCTGTTGCGCGGCGACGCGATCGCCTGGCGTGCGGCGGACGATGTGCGACGCAAGTGGTCGCTGCCGTTGCTGACGCCGCCGTAA
- a CDS encoding ATP-binding protein, giving the protein MAETVVKRDLAVGKTVRQLQRQKSDLDALVDALPDPILLADTRRRLILVNQPAADLLGLPKAKALGETVETVVSEPAVLKLFDRTAGIELDEVGRDGRPRLPLRKDVRLGTSSKPLAFQAVATRSRAGGVLVVLRDISTLDQALRMKSDFVANAGHELRTPVAAIKVAHETLLDLVENPSDLATPDVARCLDIQGGHLLRMEELLRDLLDLSRSEDSEQQAEIEDIAVSDVVREIRQLVGPMAAERDIKLALPVVLEVDALRSDRRLLQLALKNLVENAVKYTSPGGRVSLEIASVDVAAAAGALHKRLTGRPIREVDFVVSDTGVGIEPEQLDRIFERFYQVDAARTGTNARSGARGTGLGLSIVKHAAGAIGGSISVKSTPGVGSTFTLRVPDVPAEVKTS; this is encoded by the coding sequence GTGGCGGAGACCGTTGTGAAGCGTGACCTGGCGGTCGGGAAGACGGTTCGGCAGTTGCAGCGGCAGAAGTCAGACCTCGACGCGCTCGTCGATGCGCTTCCGGACCCGATCCTGCTCGCGGATACGCGGCGGCGGTTGATCCTGGTGAACCAGCCGGCGGCGGACTTGCTGGGGTTGCCCAAGGCCAAGGCGCTGGGCGAGACGGTCGAGACGGTCGTCAGCGAGCCGGCCGTGCTGAAGCTGTTCGACAGGACGGCCGGGATCGAGCTGGACGAGGTCGGACGTGACGGTCGGCCGAGGTTACCGCTGCGGAAGGACGTGCGGCTCGGCACGAGTTCGAAGCCGCTGGCGTTTCAGGCGGTGGCGACGCGCAGCCGGGCGGGCGGCGTACTGGTGGTTCTGCGCGACATCTCGACGCTCGATCAGGCGCTGCGGATGAAGAGCGACTTCGTCGCCAACGCGGGGCACGAACTGCGGACGCCCGTCGCGGCGATCAAGGTGGCGCACGAGACGCTGCTTGACCTCGTGGAGAATCCGTCGGACCTGGCCACGCCCGACGTCGCGCGGTGCCTGGACATTCAGGGCGGGCACCTGCTGCGCATGGAAGAGTTGCTGCGCGACCTGCTGGACCTGTCGCGTTCGGAAGACTCGGAACAGCAGGCGGAGATCGAAGACATCGCGGTGTCCGACGTCGTCCGCGAGATTCGGCAGCTCGTCGGGCCGATGGCGGCCGAGCGCGACATCAAGCTGGCGTTGCCCGTCGTGCTCGAGGTTGACGCGCTCAGGTCGGACCGTCGGCTGTTGCAGCTGGCGTTGAAGAACCTGGTGGAAAACGCGGTCAAGTACACGTCGCCCGGCGGTCGGGTGTCGTTGGAGATCGCGTCGGTCGACGTCGCCGCCGCGGCCGGGGCGTTGCACAAGCGGCTGACGGGTCGGCCGATTCGCGAGGTCGACTTCGTGGTGTCCGACACGGGCGTCGGCATCGAGCCCGAGCAGCTCGACCGCATCTTCGAGCGGTTCTACCAGGTCGATGCGGCGCGGACCGGGACGAACGCGCGGTCGGGTGCACGTGGGACGGGGCTGGGCCTGAGCATCGTGAAGCACGCAGCCGGTGCGATCGGCGGGAGCATCAGCGTCAAGAGCACGCCGGGCGTTGGCAGCACGTTCACGCTTCGGGTGCCGGACGTCCCGGCCGAGGTGAAGACGTCGTGA